The Euphorbia lathyris chromosome 2, ddEupLath1.1, whole genome shotgun sequence genome includes a window with the following:
- the LOC136219849 gene encoding F-box/LRR-repeat protein 4 has translation MRGHDLINTFLPDELIVEIFTHLDSKLTRDACSLVCKRWLALERLSRTTLRIGASGNPDLFVHLLARRFHNVKTIHIDERLSISFPAPFGRRRISDHPAQSLNLHSENSASEDGPSESSCLSDAGLSALGDGFPKLEKLSLIWCSTVSSLGLMSFAYSCSSLKSLDLQGCYVGDRGLAGVGKCCKQLEDLNLRFCEGLTDSGLVELAQGCGKSLKSLGIAACAKITDKSMEAVGSYCKSLETFSLDSEIIQTSGVLSIAQGCPSLKVLKLQCINVTDEALMAVGTRCLSLELLALYSFQQFTDRGLCAIGDGCKKLKNLTLSDCYFLSDKGLEAIATGCRELTHLEVNGCHNIGTLGLEAIGKFCSRLTELALLYCQRISNHALLEMGKGCKFLQALHLVDCSSIGDDAICSIAKGCTNLKKLHVRRCYEIGNKGIVAVGENCKFLTDLSLRFCDRVGDEALIAIGQGCSLQYLNVSGCHLIGDAGIIAIAEGCPELSYLDVSVLQSLGDMAMAKLGEGCPLLKEIVLSHCRQITDVGLAHLVKNSSVIESCHVVYCPGITATGVATVVSSCPNLKKLLVEKWKVSERTKRRAGSVISYLCVDL, from the exons ATGCGAGGCCATGATTTGATTAACACGTTTCTACCGGATGAGCTGATTGTCGAGATCTTCACGCACCTCGACTCCAAGTTGACACGCGATGCCTGTTCTCTTGTCTGTAAGCGCTGGCTTGCCCTCGAGCGCCTCAGCCGTACTACCCTCCGCATTGGAGCTTCCGGGAACCCGGACCTCTTCGTCCACCTACTCGCTCGCCGCTTCCACAATGTCAAAACCATTCACATTGACGAGCGCCTTTCAATTTCCTTTCCGGCCCCATTC GGAAGAAGAAGGATCAGTGACCATCCTGCACAATCTCTTAATCTACACTCTGAGAACAGTGCATCCGAAGATGGCCCGTCTGAATCATCTTGTCTGTCTGATGCTGGGTTGAGTGCTCTCGGAGATGGTTTCCCAAAGCTTGAAAAGTTGAGCTTAATCTGGTGTTCCACAGTTTCAAGTTTGGGTTTGATGTCTTTTGCCTACAGTTGCAGTTCCTTGAAATCTCTTGATTTACAG GGTTGTTATGTTGGAGATCGTGGTCTGGCTGGTGTGGGGAAGTGTTGTAAGCAGCTTGAAGATTTGAACTTGCGTTTTTGTGAGGGTTTGACAGACTCTGGCTTGGTTGAATTAGCCCAAGGCTGTGGAAAATCACTGAAGTCTCTTGGTATTGCAGCCTGTGCAAAAATAACTGATAAATCGATGGAAGCAGTGGGTTCTTATTGCAAATCTCTTGAAACTTTTTCACTGGATTCAGAAATTATCCAAACTAGTGGTGTTCTTTCAATTGCCCAAGGATGCCCTTCTCTTAAAGTTTTGAAGTTACAGTGTATTAATGTTACAGACGAGGCTTTGATGGCTGTAGGAACTCGTTGTTTGTCACTGGAATTGCTGGCTCTGTATAGTTTCCAGCAATTTACTGACAG GGGCTTGTGTGCCATTGGGGATGGGTGTAAGAAGTTGAAAAATCTTACTCTAAGTGATTGCTATTTCCTTAGTGACAAGGGTTTAGAAGCAATTGCCACTGGTTGCAGAGAACTGACCCATCTTGAAGTTAATGGTTGCCACAACATCGGAACGCTTGGACTTGAGGCGATTGGAAAATTTTGCTc GCGCCTTACTGAGTTGGCTTTGTTATACTGCCAAAGGATTAGCAATCATGCTCTTCTGGAAATGGGAAAGGGCTGTAAGTTCTTGCAGGCTCTTCATCTGGTAGATTGTTCCAGTATTGGTGATGATGCTATTTGCAGCATAGCTAAAGGCTGTACGAATCTGAAGAAACTTCATGTTCGTCGTTGTTATGAG ATCGGAAACAAGGGTATCGTAGCAGTTGGTGAGAATTGCAAGTTTCTCACGGATCTTAGCCTTCGATTTTGTGATAG GGTTGGAGACGAGGCCCTTATTGCCATTGGTCAAGGTTGCTCCTTACAATATCTGAATGTCAGTGGCTGCCACTTGATTGGTGATGCGGGGATAATTGCGATTGCAGAAGGCTGTCCTGAACTTAGTTACCTAGATGTTAGTGTGCTTCAG AGTTTGGGGGATATGGCTATGGCTAAACTAGGAGAAGGCTGCCCATTACTGAAGGAGATTGTACTATCACATTGCCGACAGATAACTGATGTAGGTCTTGCACATCTAGTTAAAAATTCATCGGTGATCGAGTCGTGCCATGTAGTTTATTGCCCAGGTATAACTGCAACTGGAGTGGCCACTGTGGTATCTAGCTGTCCAAACTTAAAGAAGCTCCTGGTTGAGAAGTGGAAGGTTAGCGAGAGGACCAAACGTAGAGCTGGCTCTGTCATCTCGTACCTGTGCGTGGACCTTTAG
- the LOC136219851 gene encoding AP-5 complex subunit mu isoform X1 has product MPGGCCIRALWILNNLDAVVFSRRFPVVERQWRAACKSENESSNVDPVKCSVFPILPNDSELASAFVERKKREGSTRGYGIRMTQSANGSDSWVDDPIMRHIISLHISMEEEGESHLLWPLILHVRGPYCILVLPLVEPRHLISYSRLCRRSDCGSAVGVDESISSILLDLPSITGAFMVGIAIGDIITGDAVDPEVVVTASPSVGGLLDSLTGSMGISGISSRAKPVAAPVASAAPSSTAATGTVALDAPKVGSRPLDKDALRNFISSAMPFGTPLDLNYSNIFAIKVNGFSSTDLPPSDLKQPSWKPYLFKGKQKILFTIHETVHAALYDRDEISDTISVAGQINCRAELEGLPDVSFPLTGLNKAHVEVLSFHPCAQVPEQTVDKQSMMFSPPLGNFNLVRYQANCAFRPPVVGFYQLSMVSEDEGAFLFKVRIMEGYKSPFTMEFCNVTMPFPRRRVVSFDGNPSVGAVSTTEHSVEWKIIPSGRNLTGKSIEATFPGTVRFAPWQMQRLPFSKSSFGTMSDGDSDVESESTSNMVNIEEFLMEKMNKDLPPVDLEEPFCWQAYNYAKVSFKITGASLSGMSIDPKSVSIYPAVKAPVELSTQVTSGDYILWSTLGKCPSAATA; this is encoded by the exons ATGCCTGGCGGTTGCTGCATTAGAGCTCTGTGGATCCTGAACAATCTCGATGCCGTCGTTTTCTCCAG GAGGTTTCCGGTTGTCGAGAGGCAGTGGCGAGCTGCTTGCAAGAGTGAAAATGAAAGCTCAAATGTGGATCCTGTTAAGTGCAGTGTCTTCCCAATTCTTCCAAACGATTCAGAGCTAGCTTCTGCATTTGTGGAGAGGAAGAAAAG AGAGGGTTCAACACGTGGGTACGGGATACGCATGACACAGTCAGCTAATGGTTCAGATTCCTGGGTTGATGATCCCATTATGCGTCACATTATAAGCCTTCATATAAGCATggaggaagaaggagaaagTCATCTGCTGTGGCCTTTAATTTTGCATGTAAGGGGCCCATATTGCATCCTTGTTTTGCCATTGGTTGAGCCAAGGCATTTAATTTCATATTCAAGATTATGTAGAAGATCTGACTGCGGAAGTGCTGTTGGTGTGGATGAAAGCATATCTTCCATTCTGCTTGATCTTCCATCCATCACAGG GGCATTCATGGTGGGAATTGCTATTGGTGACATAATTACTGGTGATGCAGTGGATCCAGAAGTAGTTGTAACTGCATCGCCATCTGTAGGAGGACTGTTAGATTCCTTAACTGGAAGCATGGGGATATCGGGTATTTCCTCTAGGGCAAAACCTGTAGCTGCACCTGTTGCATCTGCTGCACCATCCAGCACTGCTGCAACTGGAACTGTTGCACTGGATGCTCCAAAAGTTGGTTCAAGGCCTTTAGACAAAGATGCACTTCGAAATTTCATAAGTAGTGCAATGCCATTTG GTACTCCCCTGGATCTAAACTACTCCAATATTTTTGCTATCAAGGTTAATGGTTTTTCTTCAACAGATCTGCCTCCATCAGACCTCAAACAACCATCATGGAAGCCATATCTTTTCAAAGGAAAGCAAAAAATATTATTCACAATTCATGAGACTGTTCATGCTGCCTTGTATGATAGAGATGAGATATCAGATACTATATCTGTTGCAGGCCAAATAAACTGCCGAGCGGAACTAGAAGGGTTGCCTGATGTATCATTCCCTTTGACAGGGTTGAACAAGGCTCATGTTGAGGTCTTATCTTTCCATCCTTGTGCTCAAGTTCCAGAACAGACTGTGGATAAGCAGAGTATGATGTTTTCACCACCATTAGGCAATTTTAATTTGGTGCGTTATCAGGCAAATTGTGCCTTTAGGCCTCCTGTAGTGGGATTTTACCAGCTGTCAATGGTATCCGAAGATGAAGGTGCATTTTTATTCAAGGTGCGCATAATGGAAGGCTACAAGTCTCCTTTTACAATggagttctgtaatgttactaTGCCTTTTCCAAGGAGAAGGGTTGTGTCTTTTGATGGTAACCCTTCTGTTGGAGCAGTTTCAACCACAGAGCACTCAGTTGAATGGAAAATTATTCCAAGTGGTAGGAACCTCACTGGGAAAAGTATTGAAGCAACGTTCCCAGGGACAGTTCGATTTGCACCATGGCAAATGCAAAGACTGCCTTTCTCTAAATCTAGCTTTGGAACCATGAGTGATGGAGATAGTGATGTTGAGTCTGAGAGCACAAGCAATATGGTGAACATAGAGGAATTCTTAATGGAGAAAATGAACAAGGATCTTCCTCCTGTTGATCTAGAGGAGCCATTTTGCTGGCAAGCATATAATTATGCCAAA GTTTCTTTCAAGATTACTGGGGCTTCACTATCTGGCATGTCCATTGATCCTAAATCT GTGAGCATCTATCCAGCTGTTAAAGCACCTGTGGAGTTATCAACTCAG GTTACTTCTGGAGATTATATACTGTGGAGTACATTAGGGAAGTGTCCATCAGCAGCAACAGCTTAA
- the LOC136219851 gene encoding AP-5 complex subunit mu isoform X2 — protein MTQSANGSDSWVDDPIMRHIISLHISMEEEGESHLLWPLILHVRGPYCILVLPLVEPRHLISYSRLCRRSDCGSAVGVDESISSILLDLPSITGAFMVGIAIGDIITGDAVDPEVVVTASPSVGGLLDSLTGSMGISGISSRAKPVAAPVASAAPSSTAATGTVALDAPKVGSRPLDKDALRNFISSAMPFGTPLDLNYSNIFAIKVNGFSSTDLPPSDLKQPSWKPYLFKGKQKILFTIHETVHAALYDRDEISDTISVAGQINCRAELEGLPDVSFPLTGLNKAHVEVLSFHPCAQVPEQTVDKQSMMFSPPLGNFNLVRYQANCAFRPPVVGFYQLSMVSEDEGAFLFKVRIMEGYKSPFTMEFCNVTMPFPRRRVVSFDGNPSVGAVSTTEHSVEWKIIPSGRNLTGKSIEATFPGTVRFAPWQMQRLPFSKSSFGTMSDGDSDVESESTSNMVNIEEFLMEKMNKDLPPVDLEEPFCWQAYNYAKVSFKITGASLSGMSIDPKSVSIYPAVKAPVELSTQVTSGDYILWSTLGKCPSAATA, from the exons ATGACACAGTCAGCTAATGGTTCAGATTCCTGGGTTGATGATCCCATTATGCGTCACATTATAAGCCTTCATATAAGCATggaggaagaaggagaaagTCATCTGCTGTGGCCTTTAATTTTGCATGTAAGGGGCCCATATTGCATCCTTGTTTTGCCATTGGTTGAGCCAAGGCATTTAATTTCATATTCAAGATTATGTAGAAGATCTGACTGCGGAAGTGCTGTTGGTGTGGATGAAAGCATATCTTCCATTCTGCTTGATCTTCCATCCATCACAGG GGCATTCATGGTGGGAATTGCTATTGGTGACATAATTACTGGTGATGCAGTGGATCCAGAAGTAGTTGTAACTGCATCGCCATCTGTAGGAGGACTGTTAGATTCCTTAACTGGAAGCATGGGGATATCGGGTATTTCCTCTAGGGCAAAACCTGTAGCTGCACCTGTTGCATCTGCTGCACCATCCAGCACTGCTGCAACTGGAACTGTTGCACTGGATGCTCCAAAAGTTGGTTCAAGGCCTTTAGACAAAGATGCACTTCGAAATTTCATAAGTAGTGCAATGCCATTTG GTACTCCCCTGGATCTAAACTACTCCAATATTTTTGCTATCAAGGTTAATGGTTTTTCTTCAACAGATCTGCCTCCATCAGACCTCAAACAACCATCATGGAAGCCATATCTTTTCAAAGGAAAGCAAAAAATATTATTCACAATTCATGAGACTGTTCATGCTGCCTTGTATGATAGAGATGAGATATCAGATACTATATCTGTTGCAGGCCAAATAAACTGCCGAGCGGAACTAGAAGGGTTGCCTGATGTATCATTCCCTTTGACAGGGTTGAACAAGGCTCATGTTGAGGTCTTATCTTTCCATCCTTGTGCTCAAGTTCCAGAACAGACTGTGGATAAGCAGAGTATGATGTTTTCACCACCATTAGGCAATTTTAATTTGGTGCGTTATCAGGCAAATTGTGCCTTTAGGCCTCCTGTAGTGGGATTTTACCAGCTGTCAATGGTATCCGAAGATGAAGGTGCATTTTTATTCAAGGTGCGCATAATGGAAGGCTACAAGTCTCCTTTTACAATggagttctgtaatgttactaTGCCTTTTCCAAGGAGAAGGGTTGTGTCTTTTGATGGTAACCCTTCTGTTGGAGCAGTTTCAACCACAGAGCACTCAGTTGAATGGAAAATTATTCCAAGTGGTAGGAACCTCACTGGGAAAAGTATTGAAGCAACGTTCCCAGGGACAGTTCGATTTGCACCATGGCAAATGCAAAGACTGCCTTTCTCTAAATCTAGCTTTGGAACCATGAGTGATGGAGATAGTGATGTTGAGTCTGAGAGCACAAGCAATATGGTGAACATAGAGGAATTCTTAATGGAGAAAATGAACAAGGATCTTCCTCCTGTTGATCTAGAGGAGCCATTTTGCTGGCAAGCATATAATTATGCCAAA GTTTCTTTCAAGATTACTGGGGCTTCACTATCTGGCATGTCCATTGATCCTAAATCT GTGAGCATCTATCCAGCTGTTAAAGCACCTGTGGAGTTATCAACTCAG GTTACTTCTGGAGATTATATACTGTGGAGTACATTAGGGAAGTGTCCATCAGCAGCAACAGCTTAA
- the LOC136219852 gene encoding probable galacturonosyltransferase-like 4 — protein MASPPFLLLGLLFLLHPFTTATAIRVGMVILKPSSSSSSTSSVTDHLPAFKEAPSFRNGEECSSNKLIHVTMTLDINYLRGTMAALLSILQHSSCPENLSFHFLSAHFEPQLYSSINTTFPFLNFKVYQFDSKRVQGKISKSIRQALDQPLNYARIYLADILPIHVRKVIYLDSDIIVVDDIAKLWSVDMEEKLVAAPEYCHANFTQYFTERFWSDEQLAKTFEGRKKPCYFNTGVMVVDVEKWRKGEYTKEVEEWMLVQKEKRIYQLGSLPPFLLVLAGNIKAVDHRWNQHGLGGDNYEGKCRNLHPGPISLLHWSGKGKPWLRLDSRKPCNVDHLWAPYDLYRSSTSHSLEE, from the coding sequence ATGGCCTCCCCCCCTTTTCTTCTCCTTGGCCTCCTGTTCCTCCTCCACCCTTTCACCACCGCCACCGCCATCCGCGTCGGCATGGTTATCCTTAAACCGtcatcctcctcctcctccacctcctCCGTCACCGATCATCTCCCCGCATTCAAAGAAGCCCCGTCGTTCCGCAACGGGGAGGAATGTAGCTCAAATAAACTCATCCATGTAACAATGACACTAGACATAAATTATCTCCGTGGTACAATGGCTGCATTGCTCTCAATTTTACAGCATTCATCATGTCCTGAAAACCTCTCATTCCATTTCCTTTCCGCACATTTTGAACCTCAGCTTTATTCATCCATAAACACAACCTTCCCTTTCCTGAATTTCAAGGTGTACCAATTCGATTCGAAGCGGGTTCAGGGAAAGATATCAAAATCAATCCGTCAAGCATTGGATCAGCCTCTGAATTACGCAAGAATCTATCTTGCTGACATTCTACCAATCCATGTTAGGAAAGTTATATACTTGGATTCGGACATAATCGTTGTTGATGACATAGCTAAGCTATGGAGTGTAGACATGGAGGAAAAACTCGTGGCAGCACCGGAGTATTGTCATGCGAATTTCACACAGTATTTCACAGAAAGATTCTGGTCAGATGAGCAATTAGCAAAGACATTTGAAGGGAGAAAAAAGCCATGTTATTTCAACACAGGAGTGATGGTTGTAGATGTAGAGAAATGGAGAAAAGGAGAGTATACAAAGGAGGTTGAGGAATGGATGTTAGTGCAGAAAGAGAAGAGGATATATCAATTAGGGTCATTGCCACCATTTTTGCTTGTTTTAGCTGGTAATATAAAGGCAGTGGATCATAGGTGGAATCAACATGGATTAGGGGGAGATAATTATGAGGGGAAATGTAGGAATTTACATCCAGGTCCGATTAGTCTTCTTCATTGGAGTGGAAAGGGAAAACCATGGTTGAGATTAGATTCTAGGAAGCCATGTAATGTTGATCATCTTTGGGCTCCATATGATCTATATCGTTCTTCTACATCACATTCATTGGaggaataa